The following are from one region of the Gryllotalpicola protaetiae genome:
- a CDS encoding SIS domain-containing protein, which translates to METKLARSIGLQARVLRELAASSFAEQASVLADAQRLVMIGTGSSLHAAQLGAWHLRRRGIDAVAMSSACLARWEPPTRPGDAIVVISHTGQTAYSVRARADALTAGTPLVSITGAGADWPEAIIAGPAEASETYTVSYLASLAVVARLRDGIEAVRGGASIRPASLTLLDAADRVQSAIDAPDVAHIGVPTRAAALVGSGPWSITAAEGALKLREAARVLAEAYDAETLLHGSAAPLTEADTLIALQPAADPDGLIDGLAAAAHAEGVHVVTIEDERPLADPFYAQFSLTVRLQQLAAHFAERRGQNPDDVIVGCWNADSLWNAGKPAVHVS; encoded by the coding sequence ATGGAGACGAAGCTCGCCCGATCCATCGGGCTTCAAGCCCGCGTGCTGCGCGAGCTCGCCGCTTCGTCGTTCGCTGAGCAGGCATCCGTTCTCGCAGATGCGCAGCGTCTCGTGATGATCGGCACGGGCTCGAGCCTGCACGCCGCCCAGCTGGGCGCATGGCACCTGCGCCGCCGCGGCATCGACGCCGTCGCGATGTCGTCGGCGTGCCTCGCCCGCTGGGAGCCGCCGACCAGACCGGGCGACGCGATCGTCGTCATCAGCCACACGGGGCAGACGGCTTACAGCGTGCGCGCGCGAGCCGACGCGCTGACCGCAGGCACCCCGCTCGTCTCGATCACGGGTGCGGGCGCCGACTGGCCCGAGGCGATCATCGCCGGGCCGGCCGAGGCGAGCGAGACCTACACCGTGAGCTACCTCGCGTCGCTCGCCGTGGTCGCGCGGCTGCGCGACGGGATCGAGGCGGTGCGCGGGGGAGCGAGCATCAGGCCGGCGTCCCTCACCCTGCTCGACGCCGCGGACCGCGTGCAGTCCGCGATCGATGCGCCCGACGTCGCGCACATCGGCGTGCCCACGCGCGCGGCTGCCCTCGTCGGCTCCGGGCCGTGGTCGATCACCGCGGCCGAGGGAGCGTTGAAGCTGCGCGAGGCAGCGCGGGTGCTGGCCGAGGCGTACGACGCCGAGACCCTGCTGCACGGCAGCGCGGCGCCGCTGACGGAGGCCGACACGCTCATCGCCCTGCAGCCGGCCGCCGACCCCGACGGGCTCATCGACGGGCTTGCCGCGGCGGCGCACGCCGAGGGCGTGCACGTCGTCACGATCGAGGATGAGCGACCGCTCGCCGACCCGTTCTACGCGCAGTTCTCGCTCACCGTGCGGCTGCAGCAGCTCGCAGCGCACTTCGCCGAGCGCCGCGGGCAGAATCCCGACGACGTCATCGTCGGATGCTGGAACGCGGACTCGCTGTGGAACGCCGGAAAGCCGGCTGTGCACGTCTCGTGA
- a CDS encoding glycosyltransferase family 39 protein encodes MSIALGSGRVTRAQEFRLRAWLRTPAVAVPGVSGLVAVLVTAVGSWIPSLWGDEAASALSAQRPLPSFLHEVTHVDAVHAMYYAGLHVWVALFGASAFSLRFPSALATGVTVAGVIVLVRLFSRSWRLPLLAGAFAVALPRLNFAGVEARGYAWTAAFATWIVIVAVLALRERVPARVGWAWFAVLCGTGTALNLFVGSLIVVVGCLAAISGRHRSSQLRRWGLSSAVALVLASPVILFGALERHQVAFLAHRAVPPSAWLANQWFGGSGWFAVLGWAMLLVAVLLCAVRRDRALDRGLGLLAVLWAGLPSAFLIGTISTLHNYTPRYLTFTGPAVAVLFALVVDAVFRSWKPAGVAALVLVLGASVPVFVAQRGPFAQNGSDWAQVGAVIAANARPGDQAAFDDVVRSSRRPENAWRLYPADFRNVSVPQLVTPYTQRDGWADKLMTIEDAAAQHRFTAGTVFAVEADFPHEGVLDVGGVPSLESSGYRVVRHWRLHSDLVFELDRDGVDRS; translated from the coding sequence ATGAGCATCGCGCTGGGGTCGGGACGCGTCACACGCGCGCAGGAATTCCGGCTGCGCGCGTGGTTGCGCACGCCGGCGGTCGCGGTGCCCGGCGTCTCCGGGCTGGTCGCGGTGCTGGTCACTGCCGTGGGGTCGTGGATTCCGTCGCTGTGGGGCGACGAGGCCGCGTCTGCGCTGTCGGCGCAGCGGCCGCTGCCGTCGTTCCTTCACGAGGTGACCCATGTCGATGCCGTGCACGCGATGTACTACGCGGGGCTGCACGTGTGGGTCGCGCTGTTCGGGGCGAGCGCGTTCTCGCTGAGGTTCCCTTCCGCTCTTGCCACTGGAGTCACGGTCGCCGGGGTCATCGTGCTCGTGCGTCTGTTCTCGCGCTCGTGGCGGCTGCCCCTGCTCGCTGGGGCGTTCGCGGTCGCGCTGCCGCGGCTGAACTTCGCAGGCGTCGAGGCGCGCGGCTACGCGTGGACGGCCGCCTTCGCCACCTGGATCGTCATCGTCGCCGTTCTTGCGCTGCGGGAACGAGTACCGGCGCGGGTCGGGTGGGCGTGGTTCGCGGTGCTTTGCGGGACGGGCACGGCGCTGAACCTGTTCGTCGGCAGTCTGATCGTGGTGGTCGGATGCCTTGCGGCGATCTCCGGGCGGCACCGGTCGTCGCAGCTGCGGCGCTGGGGTCTGTCTTCGGCGGTGGCGCTGGTGCTGGCATCCCCCGTCATTCTCTTCGGCGCTCTTGAGCGCCATCAGGTCGCCTTCCTCGCGCACCGTGCGGTGCCGCCGAGCGCGTGGCTGGCGAACCAGTGGTTCGGCGGCAGCGGATGGTTCGCCGTGCTCGGCTGGGCGATGTTGCTCGTGGCTGTGCTGCTTTGCGCGGTACGCCGCGACCGCGCGCTCGACCGCGGACTCGGGCTGCTGGCGGTGCTGTGGGCGGGCCTGCCGAGCGCATTCCTGATCGGGACGATCTCGACGCTCCACAACTACACACCGCGGTATCTGACGTTCACCGGGCCTGCCGTAGCTGTGCTGTTCGCGCTGGTCGTCGACGCCGTGTTCCGGTCGTGGAAACCCGCCGGAGTCGCCGCCCTCGTGCTCGTGCTCGGCGCTTCTGTGCCCGTGTTCGTCGCGCAGCGCGGGCCGTTCGCCCAGAACGGCAGCGACTGGGCGCAGGTGGGCGCGGTCATCGCCGCGAACGCTCGGCCGGGCGACCAGGCGGCGTTCGACGACGTCGTACGGTCGAGCCGGCGTCCGGAGAATGCGTGGCGGCTGTACCCCGCGGACTTCCGGAACGTGTCTGTGCCGCAGCTGGTCACGCCGTATACGCAGCGCGACGGGTGGGCCGACAAGCTGATGACGATCGAGGATGCCGCGGCGCAGCACCGCTTCACGGCCGGAACGGTCTTCGCCGTCGAGGCGGACTTCCCGCACGAGGGGGTTCTGGATGTCGGCGGGGTGCCTTCGCTCGAGTCATCCGGCTATCGCGTTGTGCGGCACTGGCGGCTGCACTCCGATCTCGTGTTCGAGCTCGACCGCGACGGGGTCGATCGGTCCTAG
- a CDS encoding LLM class flavin-dependent oxidoreductase: MTRLQHFGWFFSRGFGPQAWGRADYRWGYEWYRPELYVQAVQQLEQAGLDLVILEDALSIGNPSTIDLRTRQAYGGPKHDPLLLVPYLLNATRHLGFTPTINPVATPPYLAARQAATLHHLSGGRYGMNVVTDVASSRHFGVPPLAHDGAYDRASEWLDVVTKLWHSWGEGAYLNDTETWHFADGSKIDPFQHKGEYYDVTGPLNAIPFDDGDPVIVSPGGSPRGIAFAGANSEVQLAFAPLNVSSVAGYRQRVIDAAADAGRSASDIKTLFVFKPEIVASRDEVERVVAASANPSDAELQAILLGQSSDLETDLTGLDWDQPVNPDEVFGDHVSRGSIKGLLAGADAFENHTLRELLHRHARKGRAADRTGWVGTAGDIADYIEEFGEVADNDGFIFSGDLHPTTVHRFLDQLVPELRHRGLLRTEYGDGNLRANLTEF, translated from the coding sequence ATGACCCGACTGCAGCACTTCGGCTGGTTCTTCTCGCGCGGCTTCGGGCCGCAGGCGTGGGGGCGCGCCGACTACCGCTGGGGCTACGAGTGGTACCGCCCCGAGCTGTACGTGCAGGCGGTGCAGCAGCTCGAGCAGGCCGGCCTCGACCTCGTCATCCTCGAGGACGCGCTCTCGATCGGGAATCCGTCGACCATCGATCTGCGCACCCGCCAGGCATACGGCGGCCCCAAGCACGACCCGCTGCTGCTCGTGCCGTATCTGCTCAACGCGACCCGCCACCTCGGCTTCACTCCGACGATCAACCCGGTCGCCACGCCGCCGTATCTCGCGGCCCGGCAGGCGGCGACGCTGCACCACCTGTCTGGAGGGCGGTACGGCATGAACGTCGTGACGGACGTCGCGTCGAGCCGCCACTTCGGCGTGCCGCCGCTCGCGCACGACGGCGCCTACGACCGTGCGTCCGAATGGCTCGACGTCGTCACGAAGCTCTGGCACAGCTGGGGCGAGGGCGCCTACCTGAACGACACCGAGACGTGGCACTTCGCCGACGGGTCGAAGATCGACCCGTTCCAGCACAAGGGGGAGTACTACGACGTCACGGGTCCGCTCAACGCGATCCCGTTCGACGACGGCGACCCGGTCATCGTCTCGCCCGGCGGCAGCCCCCGCGGCATCGCGTTCGCCGGCGCCAACTCTGAGGTGCAGCTGGCCTTCGCGCCGCTGAACGTCTCGTCTGTGGCCGGCTACCGACAGCGGGTCATCGATGCGGCGGCGGATGCCGGGCGCTCGGCCTCCGACATCAAGACCCTCTTCGTGTTCAAGCCCGAGATCGTCGCGAGCAGGGACGAGGTCGAGCGGGTCGTCGCAGCGAGCGCGAACCCGAGCGACGCCGAACTGCAGGCGATCCTGCTCGGCCAGTCTTCGGATCTCGAGACGGATCTGACCGGCCTCGACTGGGACCAGCCGGTCAACCCGGACGAGGTGTTCGGCGATCACGTGTCGCGCGGGTCGATCAAGGGGTTGCTCGCGGGCGCCGACGCGTTCGAGAACCACACCCTGCGCGAGCTGCTGCACCGGCACGCCCGCAAGGGGCGCGCCGCGGACCGCACCGGCTGGGTCGGCACCGCAGGCGACATCGCCGACTACATCGAGGAGTTCGGCGAGGTCGCCGACAACGACGGCTTCATCTTCTCGGGCGACCTGCACCCGACGACCGTGCACCGCTTCCTCGACCAGCTCGTGCCAGAGCTGAGGCACCGCGGCCTGCTGCGCACGGAGTACGGCGACGGCAACCTGCGCGCGAACCTCACCGAGTTCTGA
- a CDS encoding HNH endonuclease signature motif containing protein, whose translation MLDSLRSLATVVTSALPCAADLGSLSAPEEAEAARVLGGIRSAVGSSIALLAADIDRKSARELGTDGLAQKNGFTDGAGFLQDLVGIERGEAARLIRVGGMLETAAEAEPDASLGADDAPDAPPEPPQTIEYLAAVAGAWDAPIAVALKHGWLTASQADGLRQGLRVPRPGFEPAWRGATLDLIRDCWTGRWSPEGLARAAKRMRASLDTHTAAQEAQQRYAQRSFRRFIRHSGMVHYDIDLDPESDARFYGPVKQLLSPRFGGPRFTAEDDIAAAKTLEDDPRSNEQLAADTVIDLIQRAVTTDTGDLFKTHEPHVTIAVTTTELRKARAAQDVLSKHHAGDHTSCPGPAFGLTCDGPDQGIAFLDGRDEAITATDALRMICDRGYTPLFFDETGQTIDLGKDQRYFTRTQRRAITKRDGGCMYPGCDRPPEDSEYHHINPWALHPSHRKSEVRDGILLCRRHHKLIHDFVAHVERQRGDYWLHWPGKPPQQLHTKSGVQALIRAERART comes from the coding sequence GTGCTCGACTCGCTGCGTTCCCTGGCCACGGTAGTGACCTCGGCGCTGCCGTGCGCCGCCGACCTCGGCTCCCTGTCTGCACCTGAGGAAGCGGAGGCGGCACGGGTGCTCGGCGGCATCCGCTCCGCGGTGGGCTCCTCCATTGCACTGCTGGCCGCCGACATCGACCGCAAATCCGCCCGCGAGCTCGGCACCGACGGACTCGCGCAGAAGAACGGGTTCACAGACGGCGCCGGGTTCCTGCAAGACCTCGTGGGCATCGAGCGGGGCGAAGCCGCCCGGCTGATCCGCGTCGGCGGCATGCTCGAGACCGCGGCAGAGGCCGAACCCGACGCCTCGCTCGGCGCCGATGATGCTCCCGATGCGCCGCCCGAGCCGCCTCAGACAATCGAATACCTCGCGGCTGTGGCAGGGGCATGGGACGCGCCGATCGCGGTCGCGCTCAAACATGGGTGGCTGACCGCATCCCAGGCCGACGGCCTGCGGCAGGGACTCCGCGTCCCACGGCCCGGGTTCGAGCCCGCCTGGCGCGGCGCGACCCTCGACCTCATCCGGGACTGCTGGACCGGCAGATGGTCGCCAGAAGGCCTCGCCCGCGCCGCCAAACGCATGAGGGCATCCCTGGACACGCACACGGCTGCGCAGGAAGCCCAACAGCGCTACGCGCAGCGTTCCTTCCGGCGCTTCATCCGCCACTCCGGGATGGTCCACTACGACATCGACCTCGACCCGGAATCCGACGCCCGCTTCTACGGCCCGGTCAAACAGCTCCTCTCCCCACGCTTCGGCGGACCCCGGTTCACCGCCGAAGACGACATCGCCGCCGCCAAGACGCTGGAAGACGATCCCCGGTCGAACGAGCAGCTCGCCGCCGACACCGTCATCGACCTCATTCAGAGAGCCGTCACGACCGACACCGGCGACCTGTTCAAGACGCATGAGCCCCACGTCACCATCGCCGTCACCACCACCGAGCTGCGCAAAGCCCGCGCCGCACAGGACGTGCTGTCCAAACACCACGCCGGCGACCACACCAGCTGCCCTGGCCCCGCCTTCGGCCTCACCTGCGACGGACCCGACCAGGGCATCGCCTTCCTCGACGGACGCGACGAAGCCATCACCGCCACCGACGCGCTCCGCATGATCTGCGACCGCGGCTACACACCCCTCTTCTTCGACGAAACCGGGCAGACCATCGACCTCGGCAAAGACCAGCGCTACTTCACCCGCACCCAACGCCGCGCCATCACCAAACGCGACGGCGGATGCATGTACCCCGGCTGCGACCGGCCCCCAGAAGACAGCGAATACCACCACATCAACCCCTGGGCCCTGCACCCCTCCCATCGGAAATCAGAAGTCCGCGACGGCATCCTGCTGTGCAGACGCCACCACAAACTCATCCACGACTTCGTCGCTCACGTCGAAAGACAACGCGGCGACTACTGGCTCCACTGGCCAGGCAAACCACCCCAACAACTCCACACCAAATCCGGGGTACAAGCCCTCATACGTGCCGAAAGAGCACGCACATGA